A window of the Candidatus Limnocylindrales bacterium genome harbors these coding sequences:
- a CDS encoding glycosyltransferase — translation MQRLKVLILSRNYPNKVMKTLGLWVKRLVYHIAEICELRVISPVPYCPPLPGFPEYTRFRQVESQHKEDDMEVYHPRFLVGLGYSLYNLEALTYYFGVRRLVDEIRHDFPFEVIHAHFIYPDGVVGTWLGRRYGVPVVVTEHAPWQGWMDRYPLVRRQAVWAARKITLHITVSNYVRTTIAYFTGEPEKIRVIPNGVDGSVFTPLKNGVKPNPNQILYVGFINFNKGLDILLQAMPQVVRHRPEAKLVLVGGSIYRNTQLQEQRLRQMAHDLGLEGHVEFIGPKLPMEVSQYMRESAVLVLPSRLEAFGSVIVEALACGTPVIATRSGGPEDIINEKVGLLVPKEDSEALASAIIQVLERRDEYDAQALRDYTLKNFSWQGIARQTVDVYKEAMNHFQVSLKNTHHLSRRYSS, via the coding sequence ATGCAACGTCTTAAAGTTCTTATCCTTTCGCGAAACTATCCAAACAAGGTAATGAAAACCCTGGGCCTTTGGGTTAAGAGACTTGTTTACCACATCGCCGAGATTTGTGAACTCAGGGTTATTTCACCAGTTCCATACTGTCCACCGCTACCCGGATTTCCTGAATACACCAGGTTTCGACAGGTCGAATCCCAGCATAAGGAAGATGACATGGAGGTGTATCATCCCCGGTTCCTGGTAGGTTTGGGGTATTCGCTATACAATCTTGAGGCCCTCACTTATTATTTCGGCGTCCGGAGGTTGGTTGATGAGATCCGACATGACTTCCCATTTGAAGTGATTCATGCGCACTTCATCTATCCAGATGGGGTTGTGGGGACCTGGTTAGGCCGACGGTATGGAGTTCCTGTGGTAGTCACAGAGCATGCACCCTGGCAGGGGTGGATGGACCGGTATCCTTTGGTTCGTCGCCAGGCCGTATGGGCCGCCCGGAAGATTACCCTCCACATCACAGTAAGTAACTATGTTCGGACTACTATCGCCTATTTCACAGGAGAACCGGAAAAGATTCGCGTTATTCCTAATGGCGTAGATGGTTCTGTTTTTACACCGCTTAAAAACGGAGTAAAACCTAACCCCAACCAAATTCTTTATGTAGGGTTCATCAATTTTAATAAGGGGCTTGATATTCTTCTCCAGGCAATGCCCCAGGTGGTTCGACACAGACCTGAAGCAAAGCTTGTACTGGTAGGGGGAAGCATTTATCGAAATACCCAACTTCAAGAGCAGCGCCTCCGCCAGATGGCCCATGATCTGGGATTAGAAGGTCATGTTGAATTTATCGGCCCTAAATTGCCCATGGAAGTGAGTCAATATATGAGAGAGAGTGCTGTACTGGTGCTTCCAAGTCGTCTTGAAGCCTTCGGTTCGGTCATAGTGGAGGCGCTTGCCTGCGGTACTCCGGTAATAGCAACAAGAAGTGGTGGGCCTGAAGATATCATCAATGAAAAAGTCGGTCTTTTGGTTCCTAAGGAGGATTCAGAGGCACTGGCATCTGCAATTATACAGGTATTAGAACGACGAGATGAATATGACGCCCAGGCCCTTCGTGATTATACCCTTAAGAACTTTTCCTGGCAGGGTATAGCCCGCCAAACGGTCGATGTTTACAAAGAAGCAATGAATCATTTTCAAGTAAGTTTAAAGAATACCCATCACTTATCCAGGAGGTATTCGTCATGA
- a CDS encoding B12-binding domain-containing radical SAM protein has translation MRFTKVVIINPPSPPGYVANKDSMGGFGQLFPIGATLLPPLDIPYLAGYLVDKGLSVEVMEALGENLTKEQLIQRLVKSGDSNGVEQILVTVRTSAPTLDWDLSVCTALKEANQNLVLAIYGPVVSHVLKRLQQEPCLDYILQGEPDETVYELTIGRPEEEVLGIIYRRGETWIASPPRPFLKELDRLPFPKWELLPYHRYTLPKSSLTAPVPFLPMLTSRGCPFGCHYCPYPVGQGLPWRYRSPRNVVDEIEHLVKDLGIQYILFRDPMFSLRQKRVIEICNEIQRRGLVFKWKCETRPDCLNEETLRAMAVAGCDGINFGVESAEVEIQANVGRKPISREDIIDMVALCRKLGIKTFCFFIIGLPGDTVQTILETIAFAIRLRADWIQFTAASPFIGTKLRDWAVSQGLTSEDEYAYINSHEVTIGNENLTKSQVEVLHRFAKFFERYLINRGGILKDDNRKGLLYGGARSVANLLTDFSARMIFTLGRSYFEYLYARTA, from the coding sequence ATGAGATTTACAAAAGTTGTTATTATCAATCCTCCCAGCCCACCGGGTTATGTTGCCAACAAGGATTCCATGGGAGGATTCGGTCAACTCTTCCCTATAGGAGCCACCCTTCTACCCCCCCTGGACATTCCTTACCTCGCAGGTTATTTGGTAGACAAAGGTCTATCTGTTGAAGTGATGGAGGCCCTGGGGGAAAACTTAACCAAAGAGCAATTGATCCAACGGCTTGTAAAGAGTGGTGATTCAAACGGGGTGGAGCAGATCTTAGTGACCGTGAGGACTTCGGCTCCTACTTTGGACTGGGACCTCTCGGTATGTACCGCCCTGAAGGAAGCCAACCAAAACCTCGTTTTAGCCATTTATGGGCCTGTAGTTTCCCATGTTCTGAAACGACTTCAGCAGGAACCCTGCCTGGATTACATCCTGCAAGGGGAGCCGGATGAGACAGTCTACGAACTCACCATCGGACGACCCGAAGAGGAGGTGCTTGGGATCATCTATCGGCGTGGAGAAACCTGGATAGCTTCTCCCCCCAGGCCTTTCCTGAAGGAACTGGATCGGCTTCCCTTTCCCAAATGGGAACTTTTACCCTACCATCGATATACACTTCCTAAATCATCCCTCACGGCTCCCGTTCCCTTCTTGCCCATGCTAACCTCGCGGGGTTGCCCCTTTGGATGCCACTACTGTCCATATCCCGTTGGTCAAGGGCTACCCTGGCGTTATCGTTCTCCGCGTAATGTGGTAGATGAAATCGAACATCTGGTAAAAGATTTGGGAATTCAATACATCCTGTTTCGGGATCCCATGTTTTCACTCCGCCAGAAACGTGTGATCGAGATCTGTAACGAAATTCAACGGCGAGGACTCGTCTTTAAGTGGAAGTGTGAGACACGACCTGATTGTCTCAATGAAGAGACCTTACGAGCTATGGCCGTGGCAGGATGTGATGGGATTAATTTTGGAGTCGAAAGTGCAGAGGTTGAGATCCAAGCCAACGTTGGTCGGAAACCGATTTCTCGGGAAGATATCATTGACATGGTAGCCCTGTGCCGAAAGTTGGGAATTAAGACTTTCTGCTTCTTTATTATTGGGCTTCCAGGAGATACGGTTCAAACCATCCTGGAAACCATCGCCTTTGCCATCCGATTACGGGCCGATTGGATCCAGTTCACGGCAGCCTCACCCTTTATTGGTACTAAACTCCGGGATTGGGCCGTCTCTCAAGGTTTAACGTCGGAGGACGAGTATGCATATATCAACAGCCATGAAGTTACCATCGGAAACGAAAATCTGACAAAAAGCCAGGTTGAGGTACTCCACCGGTTTGCCAAGTTTTTTGAACGATACCTTATCAATCGAGGTGGAATTCTCAAAGACGATAACCGAAAAGGGCTTCTCTATGGTGGAGCCCGATCTGTAGCCAATTTACTCACCGATTTTTCAGCAAGGATGATTTTCACCCTGGGTCGGAGCTACTTCGAATACCTATATGCCCGTACAGCTTGA
- a CDS encoding NAD-dependent epimerase/dehydratase family protein → MKVLVTGATGFLGSHICRRMVAEGHEVRILSRATSNLQILEGLPVERITGDITDPRHVELAVKDQEWVIHAAAHLSHWKRDQVWQMRVNGEGTRYIAQACRKEGVKRLIHVSSVAAIGIPTDPRYPANEDFSFNLEGSGLIYHLSKRRAEEEVMAEVTRGLDAVIVNPASIFGPYGIRYRGAEMMRKVRLTRLVPYFTGGICVVHVQDVIEGIFAALERGVTGCRYILGGENLTYQALVKRTARAMNLRRRFIPIPPLITGLAAMILEPWGRLRNRRPRITYITHYLASRYHFYDSSKARRTLGYAPRDFGAILDECLRLGMC, encoded by the coding sequence ATGAAGGTACTGGTTACTGGAGCAACGGGGTTTCTGGGATCCCACATCTGCCGACGGATGGTTGCAGAAGGCCATGAAGTTCGTATCCTTTCCCGTGCGACTTCTAACCTTCAGATTCTAGAAGGGCTTCCCGTAGAACGGATAACAGGGGACATCACAGATCCCCGCCATGTGGAACTGGCCGTCAAAGATCAAGAGTGGGTCATCCATGCGGCAGCCCATTTAAGTCATTGGAAACGGGATCAGGTATGGCAAATGAGGGTGAATGGGGAGGGAACCCGTTACATAGCTCAGGCTTGCCGAAAGGAAGGTGTGAAACGTTTAATTCACGTCAGTTCTGTGGCAGCCATCGGTATCCCAACCGATCCCAGGTATCCGGCCAATGAAGATTTTTCCTTCAATCTGGAAGGTTCAGGATTGATTTATCACCTATCTAAGCGGCGGGCAGAAGAAGAGGTAATGGCAGAAGTCACACGCGGTCTGGATGCTGTGATTGTCAATCCGGCTTCTATTTTTGGACCCTATGGCATCCGATATCGAGGTGCAGAAATGATGAGAAAGGTCCGTTTAACCCGACTTGTTCCTTATTTCACCGGTGGTATCTGTGTGGTACACGTGCAGGATGTAATTGAGGGAATTTTTGCCGCATTAGAAAGAGGAGTCACCGGTTGCCGATACATCCTGGGTGGGGAAAACCTCACTTATCAGGCCCTGGTGAAAAGAACTGCCAGAGCTATGAATTTAAGACGGCGATTTATTCCTATCCCCCCCCTGATCACCGGCCTTGCGGCCATGATCCTGGAGCCCTGGGGCCGTTTACGTAATCGCCGTCCTCGTATTACTTACATAACCCATTATCTGGCCAGCCGATACCACTTTTATGATTCAAGCAAAGCCCGCAGAACATTAGGATATGCACCCCGGGATTTCGGAGCCATTCTGGATGAGTGCCTCCGGTTGGGGATGTGTTAG
- a CDS encoding glycoside hydrolase family 30 beta sandwich domain-containing protein, which yields MGLSWVMLSLSFILLSIPASAQVEILLDNTMTYQIMEGFGATHQTLMLGNKDTLTPAQRLQAVDALFNQVRITTGQVPNLFEAPAHSSNPFRDQANDNKDPFDINWKGFHSAQYGDLFKQKVMDLAPPEALNGLYPATQISTRWGAKWLGKLGVSDYNRYLNECAEQVLAGIIYWKNKYGKEPRYAHLFNEPTSGNRELDPITDAQAVVDIIKGAGNRLRKAGFNRVKFVVPNEETEKRSLEVAAKILADPEARQYVGVLGYHPYPYGSPYAYIPNLLKESGTGHPNPEGIQLRRQLRNLAEPYKIPLWMTEVSHGYFMEDHIPATAFDALRGRAIHIHDELVYAHAAGFFGMNSMWDSTIDKLHFEGNRSKLHIWWNILATRRRFGSDPPQLLTRNIDTIVLIDTDHDKVYITGMGYAIGHYARWIRRGAIRIEGKSSDPLVQVTSFRDDNQGRIVLVLINNAPESKMVKINLRGIALTGSLVGEQSTVAAYWKPLEPFSTTTPTAFNLTLPAESVTTVAGQIGGLSNN from the coding sequence ATGGGTCTTAGCTGGGTAATGCTGAGTCTAAGCTTTATCCTGTTATCTATTCCGGCAAGTGCCCAGGTTGAAATACTCCTCGACAATACTATGACGTATCAAATCATGGAAGGTTTTGGAGCCACCCATCAAACCTTGATGTTGGGAAATAAAGATACGCTAACCCCGGCACAACGCCTTCAGGCAGTTGATGCACTCTTCAACCAGGTCAGGATCACAACCGGTCAGGTACCCAATCTTTTTGAAGCTCCTGCCCATTCCAGTAATCCGTTCAGAGACCAGGCTAATGATAATAAGGATCCTTTCGACATAAATTGGAAGGGATTTCATTCCGCTCAATACGGTGATCTCTTTAAACAAAAAGTTATGGATCTTGCTCCTCCAGAAGCTCTTAACGGGCTTTATCCTGCAACCCAGATCAGCACCCGCTGGGGAGCTAAATGGCTTGGAAAGCTAGGCGTTTCGGATTATAACCGTTACCTGAATGAGTGTGCGGAGCAGGTCCTGGCGGGTATCATTTACTGGAAAAATAAGTATGGAAAAGAACCTCGTTATGCTCATCTCTTTAATGAACCGACATCAGGAAACAGGGAGTTGGATCCTATAACAGATGCTCAGGCCGTAGTTGATATCATCAAAGGGGCCGGGAACCGGTTACGTAAAGCCGGTTTTAATAGGGTCAAGTTTGTTGTTCCCAACGAGGAAACGGAGAAGAGATCGCTGGAGGTTGCCGCCAAGATCCTGGCCGATCCAGAAGCCAGACAGTATGTAGGGGTCCTTGGCTACCATCCGTATCCCTATGGATCACCGTATGCTTATATTCCCAACCTTTTGAAGGAATCTGGAACAGGTCATCCCAATCCGGAAGGTATTCAACTTCGGAGACAATTACGTAATCTTGCAGAACCGTATAAGATTCCCTTATGGATGACAGAGGTATCCCATGGTTACTTCATGGAAGATCATATCCCCGCAACAGCATTTGATGCCTTGAGAGGGCGAGCTATTCATATTCATGATGAACTGGTCTATGCCCATGCAGCAGGGTTCTTTGGGATGAATAGTATGTGGGATAGTACGATAGATAAACTTCATTTTGAAGGTAATAGATCCAAACTCCATATCTGGTGGAATATCCTTGCAACCCGACGGCGGTTTGGCAGCGATCCGCCCCAGTTACTCACACGAAATATAGATACCATCGTACTGATTGATACGGACCATGATAAAGTTTATATCACGGGTATGGGGTATGCGATAGGTCACTATGCTCGATGGATCCGGCGTGGGGCGATCCGCATCGAAGGGAAGAGCAGTGATCCCCTTGTCCAGGTTACCTCCTTCCGTGATGATAACCAGGGACGAATTGTACTCGTTTTGATTAACAATGCGCCTGAAAGTAAGATGGTGAAGATTAACCTTCGCGGAATTGCTCTAACAGGGAGTCTGGTTGGGGAACAGTCTACGGTTGCAGCGTACTGGAAACCCCTCGAACCCTTTTCAACAACTACCCCTACCGCTTTCAACTTGACCCTGCCAGCCGAAAGTGTGACGACTGTCGCAGGACAGATAGGAGGATTGAGTAACAACTAA
- a CDS encoding nucleotide sugar dehydrogenase encodes MEYWKVGLVGLGKLGMPVALAMSMKGHDVMGYDIDTGKMQKEQFPHREAGPNGEPSIEPLLRKSSLRFGSLKEVVRHADIIFLAVQTPHDPRYEGVTRLPKERMDFDYSYLKNAMRSLAMAIKENGKDKIVVIISTVLPGTIRGEILPLINDYVKLCYNPFFIAMGSTITDFLNPEFVLFGVRDKEAAERAKQFYRTLHNKPFYETTIENAELIKVVYNTYITMKICYANTLMEICHKIPGCNVDVVTNALALATDRLISSRYLRGGMGDGGGCHPRDNIALSWLARELNLSYDWFEHVMICRERQTEWLADLIEDHHRRRGYPHHLVGIYGRSFKAGTNLTVGSPATLLANILEERGFEVCMYDPYIDAGSCPFRWSGVYFIATNHKEFSEPDWHFPPRSVIIDPWRYIPKREGVEIIPVGINENNF; translated from the coding sequence ATGGAATACTGGAAGGTAGGATTAGTAGGATTAGGTAAATTAGGCATGCCCGTAGCTCTGGCTATGTCTATGAAGGGTCATGATGTTATGGGGTATGATATAGATACAGGGAAAATGCAGAAAGAGCAGTTTCCACACCGTGAGGCGGGTCCAAATGGAGAACCATCCATAGAACCACTCCTCAGGAAAAGTTCCCTCCGATTCGGATCGCTTAAGGAAGTTGTACGCCACGCAGATATCATATTTTTAGCGGTCCAAACTCCCCATGATCCACGCTACGAAGGAGTAACTCGATTACCTAAAGAGCGGATGGATTTCGATTATAGTTATTTAAAAAATGCAATGCGCAGTCTGGCGATGGCTATCAAGGAAAATGGCAAAGATAAAATTGTTGTTATCATCTCCACTGTACTGCCGGGCACCATAAGGGGGGAAATATTACCTCTTATTAACGATTATGTTAAACTGTGCTATAATCCTTTCTTCATAGCCATGGGCAGTACGATCACCGACTTTCTTAACCCAGAGTTTGTGTTATTTGGAGTTAGAGATAAAGAGGCCGCAGAGAGAGCAAAGCAGTTCTACAGAACACTTCACAACAAACCGTTCTACGAGACCACGATTGAGAATGCAGAACTTATCAAGGTAGTTTACAATACCTATATTACCATGAAGATCTGTTACGCCAACACCTTGATGGAAATATGCCACAAGATCCCGGGGTGTAATGTGGATGTGGTCACCAATGCCCTTGCGTTAGCTACAGATCGCCTTATAAGCTCGCGTTATTTACGAGGTGGAATGGGAGATGGAGGGGGCTGCCATCCCAGGGACAATATTGCCCTATCCTGGCTGGCCAGGGAGCTCAACCTATCCTATGACTGGTTCGAACATGTGATGATCTGTAGAGAGAGGCAAACAGAGTGGTTGGCAGATCTCATTGAAGACCATCACAGACGTCGGGGTTACCCCCATCATCTGGTGGGTATATATGGGAGGTCGTTCAAGGCTGGAACCAATCTTACCGTAGGCAGTCCGGCTACCCTGTTAGCTAATATCCTGGAAGAGCGTGGCTTTGAAGTCTGCATGTATGATCCTTATATAGATGCCGGATCCTGTCCCTTTCGGTGGTCGGGGGTATATTTTATTGCAACCAATCATAAGGAGTTCAGTGAGCCAGATTGGCATTTCCCCCCCAGGTCTGTTATTATCGACCCCTGGCGTTACATTCCAAAGCGAGAAGGTGTAGAAATCATCCCTGTAGGAATCAATGAAAATAACTTTTAA
- a CDS encoding glycosyltransferase, whose amino-acid sequence MDKKPQPLVSVCISAYNVKQVLGAALGSVLAQTYKNIEVILIDNGSTDGTYDVARSVVDERLRCIRFPSNIGGYQAMNEAIKMSKGEFVAVYHSDDIYEPTIVEKEVNYLQTYPQVGAVFCLDHFMDYEGRIFGGASLPREFLGREWLVYEEVFPFLLRNKNILFCCPTFMTRRKTLEVVGLFNPEKYGIGADLEMWIRILRKFPVGILNERLMRYRVGRNQWSNRYNYLRTDPEASFFVLDDYLEQDQWLQRLSPTDLVEYTFHRCDDNTFRAANWVIRGNTPNALELLKQPYPWRTLLTNIQRRKLRVLLLRMLIYSGLTLGAVRPLARFLIWSEYRGPKYKTRAE is encoded by the coding sequence ATGGATAAGAAGCCACAACCTCTGGTTAGCGTTTGTATTTCGGCCTACAACGTAAAGCAGGTATTAGGTGCAGCCTTAGGCTCAGTACTGGCCCAAACCTATAAAAATATAGAGGTTATTCTCATAGATAATGGTTCAACGGATGGTACCTACGATGTGGCCCGGTCTGTTGTTGATGAAAGGCTTCGTTGTATCCGATTCCCTTCAAACATAGGTGGCTATCAGGCGATGAATGAGGCGATAAAGATGTCCAAGGGTGAGTTTGTGGCCGTCTACCACTCTGATGATATCTATGAACCTACGATAGTTGAGAAAGAAGTGAACTACCTTCAGACCTATCCCCAGGTCGGAGCTGTATTTTGCCTGGATCATTTCATGGATTACGAGGGAAGAATTTTCGGCGGAGCCAGCCTACCCCGGGAGTTTTTGGGGCGGGAGTGGCTGGTATATGAGGAGGTTTTCCCTTTCCTCCTCCGAAATAAAAACATACTGTTCTGCTGTCCGACCTTTATGACAAGACGTAAGACTTTAGAGGTTGTAGGACTCTTTAACCCGGAAAAGTACGGCATTGGGGCTGACCTGGAGATGTGGATACGGATCTTACGTAAATTTCCCGTCGGTATTCTCAATGAACGGCTCATGCGATATCGAGTTGGAAGAAACCAATGGTCTAATCGCTATAACTATCTGAGAACGGACCCGGAGGCTTCCTTCTTTGTTTTAGATGACTACCTGGAACAGGATCAATGGCTCCAAAGGCTGAGTCCTACTGATCTGGTTGAATATACCTTTCATCGTTGCGATGATAACACATTCCGGGCAGCCAATTGGGTGATTCGTGGTAATACCCCTAATGCCCTCGAACTTCTAAAGCAACCCTATCCCTGGCGAACCCTTCTTACAAACATCCAACGGCGTAAGCTTCGGGTGTTACTATTACGAATGCTTATATATAGTGGACTAACCCTGGGGGCTGTTCGTCCCTTAGCCCGGTTTCTCATATGGAGTGAATACAGAGGCCCTAAGTACAAAACCAGAGCGGAATAA
- a CDS encoding glycosyltransferase family 10, which produces MINPTDIKLFIDPFSHHFQQDTLFDINKCRLDGDNILAPYVYLRNWFEDRGIEVHTADHLLQRQGLGAKNVYISFGIQDHYRTLARWPDVILSAFFAFEGPIVEPTLYLGLTKAQKYFKRIFSFSDAESLKPFLRGPLQCFKFHIPQSFESVHEEIWGQEDRKFLVMITANKLPRLYYQELYTERRRAVEYFSRTGEIDLYGVGWDGPAHRVGKTRVPYTFRRLHKRFLYYWQRFSPDPLLEACRRVYRGPAISKRETLGQYTFALCFDNQILNGWLTEKIFDCFFAGTIPIYLGAPDIETYIPKECFIDLRQFSGYGELRSYLKSLTKKDIRRYKESAREYLRSPQYRPFTKIAFTELIARIVEEDTGIKLLEASV; this is translated from the coding sequence ATGATAAATCCCACCGATATCAAATTATTCATTGATCCCTTCTCGCACCATTTCCAGCAAGATACCTTGTTTGACATAAACAAATGCAGGCTGGATGGGGATAATATTTTAGCACCCTATGTTTATCTGAGAAACTGGTTCGAAGATAGAGGGATTGAAGTTCATACTGCCGATCATCTCTTACAGAGACAGGGGCTTGGGGCAAAGAATGTATATATCTCCTTCGGGATCCAGGACCACTATCGTACTCTGGCAAGGTGGCCTGATGTAATACTCAGTGCCTTCTTCGCCTTCGAAGGTCCTATTGTAGAGCCGACTCTATACCTGGGATTAACGAAAGCACAAAAATACTTCAAACGGATTTTCTCCTTCAGCGATGCTGAATCACTTAAGCCTTTTTTGCGGGGTCCGCTTCAATGTTTTAAGTTCCATATCCCCCAGTCTTTTGAATCGGTACATGAGGAAATCTGGGGTCAGGAAGACCGAAAATTCCTTGTGATGATCACTGCAAACAAGCTTCCCAGGTTGTACTATCAAGAACTTTATACTGAGCGGCGGCGTGCCGTGGAGTACTTCAGTCGAACGGGAGAGATCGATCTGTACGGTGTCGGTTGGGATGGTCCAGCCCACCGGGTGGGTAAAACACGGGTCCCTTACACGTTTCGTCGACTCCATAAAAGATTTCTGTATTACTGGCAGCGCTTCTCTCCTGATCCCCTTTTAGAAGCGTGCAGACGGGTCTATCGTGGACCTGCCATATCGAAGCGCGAGACCCTGGGTCAGTATACCTTTGCCCTATGTTTTGACAACCAGATCCTCAATGGCTGGCTTACTGAAAAGATTTTTGACTGTTTCTTTGCAGGGACCATTCCCATTTACCTGGGAGCCCCGGATATCGAAACCTACATTCCAAAAGAATGTTTTATAGACCTGCGGCAATTCTCGGGGTATGGCGAATTACGTAGTTACTTGAAGTCGCTAACCAAGAAGGATATTCGGCGTTACAAGGAGAGTGCTAGAGAATATTTGAGATCTCCACAATATCGGCCTTTTACGAAGATAGCTTTTACCGAGCTCATTGCCCGTATTGTGGAGGAAGATACCGGAATTAAACTCTTAGAAGCTTCGGTATGA
- a CDS encoding methyltransferase domain-containing protein, whose translation MNRAINTSVRLFSESFTPLDPVVEIGSLFLPGYEKLSNLRPYFKGLNYIGCDIRRGLGVDLIVDAHTLSFTDGSVGTVLLFEILEHLPHPEKAIAEARRILRDDGLLALSVPFNYRLHGFPTDYWRFTSSGVYTLLADFPDKVIFALGPKVKPAFIFAVAAKRISQHFIERKALFQSRVQETFQNSRLQGHISVLKERSRDFFGHLLGRAELSAVFFDPSQDGGYISKKPPRA comes from the coding sequence ATGAATCGGGCTATTAATACCTCGGTCCGGCTGTTTTCCGAAAGTTTTACACCTCTCGATCCTGTGGTGGAGATCGGGTCCCTCTTTCTACCGGGTTATGAGAAACTCTCCAATCTCCGCCCTTATTTCAAGGGACTGAATTACATCGGTTGTGACATCCGTCGAGGCCTGGGAGTCGATCTGATTGTGGATGCTCATACTTTGAGTTTCACCGATGGCTCGGTTGGGACGGTGCTCCTTTTTGAGATTCTGGAACACCTCCCCCATCCTGAAAAAGCAATTGCAGAAGCACGACGAATACTGCGAGATGATGGATTATTAGCTTTGAGTGTTCCATTTAACTACCGTTTGCACGGATTTCCGACGGACTATTGGCGATTTACCTCCAGTGGGGTTTACACATTACTGGCCGACTTCCCGGACAAAGTTATCTTTGCTCTGGGTCCCAAAGTGAAACCAGCCTTCATCTTTGCGGTTGCTGCCAAACGCATTTCACAACATTTCATAGAGAGAAAAGCTTTATTTCAATCCAGGGTTCAAGAAACCTTTCAAAATTCCAGACTTCAAGGGCACATCAGCGTTTTAAAGGAAAGGAGCAGAGACTTCTTCGGGCATCTCCTCGGACGAGCAGAGTTGTCTGCCGTATTTTTCGATCCGTCGCAGGACGGTGGATATATAAGCAAAAAACCTCCGAGAGCATGA
- a CDS encoding sulfotransferase, which translates to MSNLIFISGDFSSGSTLLFTLFRKTGEYYCLYEPLHEKLLEYLIWPLQVDEHHFFVENYFTEFKGFRKIPELFNPEWGTQNLYLPPTAREDELYRYLSYLIGTAFGRSSKVLLKENRITFRLGWIRANFPYAKIIHIYRDKQAQWNSVVRRVQAHLGREDVGQGEVTFEGFRMASWCEDLKSIFPQLDAKHFKTGYERFCKLWELSYAENQRYADISIDYWALTHDFEVTFERIRNCIGGNFDIPSLKQFVIPPEKQKPLERHPSGIRRRIQNLLEEIGRKYSKTVLLTRSLLQGRNNLVKNLLNSRSRQKSR; encoded by the coding sequence ATGAGCAATCTTATTTTTATAAGCGGTGATTTCTCCTCTGGGAGTACCCTGCTCTTTACACTCTTTCGAAAAACAGGAGAATATTATTGCCTTTACGAACCATTACATGAGAAACTACTGGAATATCTCATATGGCCCCTTCAAGTAGATGAGCATCACTTCTTCGTTGAAAACTACTTCACAGAGTTCAAGGGATTTCGTAAAATCCCGGAATTATTCAATCCGGAATGGGGTACTCAAAATTTATACTTACCTCCTACAGCCAGGGAAGACGAGTTATATCGCTATCTCAGTTATTTAATTGGAACGGCTTTTGGCCGATCATCCAAGGTTTTGTTAAAGGAGAACCGGATAACTTTTCGATTGGGTTGGATCCGTGCTAATTTCCCCTATGCCAAGATCATCCATATTTATCGAGATAAACAAGCTCAATGGAATAGCGTTGTCCGAAGAGTACAGGCGCATCTCGGTAGAGAGGATGTGGGACAGGGAGAGGTAACATTTGAGGGATTCAGAATGGCCTCCTGGTGTGAAGACCTTAAAAGCATATTTCCGCAACTCGATGCGAAACACTTTAAAACAGGATACGAACGATTCTGCAAGTTATGGGAATTAAGCTATGCTGAGAATCAACGTTACGCCGATATATCTATTGATTATTGGGCGTTAACCCATGATTTTGAAGTAACCTTTGAACGGATAAGGAATTGTATCGGCGGCAACTTTGATATTCCCTCCCTCAAGCAATTTGTTATTCCTCCTGAGAAGCAGAAGCCACTTGAAAGACATCCATCAGGCATAAGGCGGCGCATACAGAATTTATTAGAGGAAATCGGGCGAAAATATTCAAAAACTGTCCTTCTGACCCGCTCCCTCTTACAGGGGAGAAACAACCTGGTGAAAAACTTATTGAACTCAAGATCCAGACAAAAGAGCAGATAA